Proteins from one Lepisosteus oculatus isolate fLepOcu1 unplaced genomic scaffold, fLepOcu1.hap2 HAP2_SCAFFOLD_122, whole genome shotgun sequence genomic window:
- the LOC138226272 gene encoding zinc finger C2HC domain-containing protein 1C-like — protein MCPTAEQFPYENSQSGNPQLVPCELCHGKFAVERLEKHSKICKKLQNSKRKVFDSFKHRAKGTELETYIHKKKVKPPIVLRKHNWRQKHEDFIRSIKQAREVQQVITQGGKVVNLPQPPANPNPDYVPCPHCGRRFAPRPAQRHIPKCQHIRSRPPPPPRR, from the exons atgtgccctaccgctgagcaatttccatatgagaatagccagagtggaaaccctcagctggtgccctgtgaactgtgtcacgggaagtttgctgtagagaggctggagaaacacagcaagatctgcaagaagcttcagaattcaaagaggaaggtttttgactctttcaagcacagggccaagggaacagaactggagacatacatccataagaagaaggttaaaccgccaatcgtg ctgagaaagcacaactggaggcagaagcacgaggatttcattcggagcatcaaacaggccagggaggtgcagcaggtgatcacgcaaggagggaaagttgtgaacctgccccagccccccgcgaatccaaaccccgactacgtgccctgccctcactgcggccggcgctttgcccccaggccggcacagaggcacatccccaagtgtcagcacatcaggagccgccctcctcctcctcctcgcagatga